Genomic segment of Dehalobacter sp.:
GCATTGCTGTATTTGATAGACCAGGCAAACCCGGGGTGCACCCGGATACGTCATCGGGATTATCAAGATCCAGGTAACAAGGTGCTGTAATACCATGGTTCTCGGTACAATCGAGAACAAGTATTCCTGCTTCAACGGCTCTTTCGTATGCACCATCCCAAGCATCATTATTTTTCCTAATAGGTGATCTTGGCCCGGATGGAGCAGCTGAGATTGAAACCACCCGAATCTTATTTGCTTCGGGTAATTTGGAATTTTCATCAATAACCCAGTTCAATGCATCCGCATAAAACTGGGCATCAAGTTTCCACGATGGCGTAGCAGCAAAGTATATTGAAGCATCGGGCGCTGTTCCAATACTTGTCCCGACCAACAGACTGGTTACAGCCGGTGCATGCATACTGCCCTCTGTAACTGGAGCCTCTGTTCCAAAATCCATATATTTTATGACTTTTCCGGAGAATTCTGGATGGTCCAGCACCATATGTTGATCAATGATCGCAATATTTACTCCTTTACCCGTCACGCC
This window contains:
- a CDS encoding S8 family serine peptidase, yielding GVTGKGVNIAIIDQHMVLDHPEFSGKVIKYMDFGTEAPVTEGSMHAPAVTSLLVGTSIGTAPDASIYFAATPSWKLDAQFYADALNWVIDENSKLPEANKIRVVSISAAPSGPRSPIRKNNDAWDGAYERAVEAGILVLDCTENHGITAPCYLDLDNPDDVSGCTPGLPGLSNTAMPNRIYIPTSRRTVAEEYSQGNPSYQYTGIGGLSWSIPYLAGVLAMGWQVNPELSNTQIIDLLFESAYTNGDGVKIINPPAFIELVKKSLD